A single region of the Nicotiana sylvestris chromosome 6, ASM39365v2, whole genome shotgun sequence genome encodes:
- the LOC104223373 gene encoding uncharacterized protein, translated as MACSSSSPFSKSSKKGLELALGLECGSKSNSSHDFLLKERHHQELGLGSVDDDNMEMEAAVRNCQGFWWGNHYMSSSSSSVVLSSKTSSCSIPHHSPPPPQPGLWFSLRPSINRIGDVLPHVPKAFIRVKDENVTVFMVKTYLVRKLGLSNEAEVQISCMGQKLMHNLTLKHVRDAIWLPGLVEFLKSKTDFIGRSQGANVNYLMSLEYGRT; from the exons ATGGCTTGTTCTTCTTCCTCTCCTTTTTCTAAATCTTCCAAGAAAGGACTTGAGCTAGCTTTAGGTTTGGAATGTGGATCAAAATCAAATTCTTCTCATGATTTTCTATTAAAAGAGCGACATCATCAGGAATTAGGGTTAGGTTCGGTTGATGATGACAATATGGAAATGGAGGCAGCAGTTAGAAATTGCCAGGGATTTTGGTGGGGAAATCATtacatgtcttcttcttcttcttccgtTGTTTTAAGCTCTAAAACCTCATCATGCTCAATTCCACATCATTCCCCACCACCACCTCAGCCAGGACTCTGGTTCTCTTTACGTCCTTCAATTAATCG GATAGGGGACGTTCTACCGCACGTTCCAAAAGCGTTTATAAGAGTGAA AGACGAGAACGTGACAGTCTTCATGGTTAAAACCTACCTGGTTAGAAAACTTGGTCTCTCCAACGAAGCTGAG GTTCAGATTTCATGTATGGGGCAGAAGCTGATGCATAATCTAACCTTGAAGCACGTACGTGATGCTATTTGGTTGCCAGGACTGGTTGAATTCTTGAAGTCAAAGACTGACTTCATTGGACGTTCACAGGGAGCTAATGTGAACTATCTCATGTCCTTAGAGTATGGGCGAACGTGA